A genomic window from Vitis riparia cultivar Riparia Gloire de Montpellier isolate 1030 chromosome 18, EGFV_Vit.rip_1.0, whole genome shotgun sequence includes:
- the LOC117906873 gene encoding protein MKS1-like, with protein MDSADFSGGKSPRRELLGPRPTPLKVRKDSHKIRKPPVVPQPQAQHPPPVIIYTVSPKIIHTQPSEFMTLVQRLTGLSSSSSSSAPLDSGAVSPAARFASIEKTKVSAEEEKKKKMQSSGDVDVVEGIEIGGGVERSGWFPGILSPGPSSLPAISPNFFSPGFDPYSLNIFHDFSPAVHGNKNYIEGSFMPSPSIFGNKSFIEGNFMPSPSIFGNKSFIEGSFMPSPSIFGNKSFIEGSFMPSPSTFLSTPHNPSPTASLDLFNNFLDF; from the coding sequence ATGGACTCGGCGGACTTCTCCGGCGGCAAGTCGCCCAGGAGAGAGCTCCTAGGCCCCCGGCCGACACCACTCAAAGTCCGTAAAGACTCACACAAGATCAGGAAACCCCCGGTGGTGCCACAACCGCAGGCTCAACATCCTCCCCCAGTCATAATATACACTGTTTCTCCGAAGATAATTCACACACAGCCCAGTGAGTTTATGACACTGGTGCAGCGCCTCACGGGCTTGTCTTCTTCGTCGTCGTCCTCAGCGCCTCTTGATAGTGGTGCAGTGTCCCCGGCTGCCAGGTTTGCTAGCATAGAGAAGACCAAGGTGTCGGcggaggaggagaagaagaagaagatgcaaAGCAGTGGGGATGTGGATGTTGTGGAAGGGATAGAGATAGGTGGTGGGGTTGAGAGAAGCGGGTGGTTTCCAGGGATTCTCTCTCCTGGACCGTCTTCTTTACCGGCAATCTCACCGAATTTCTTCTCTCCTGGGTTCGATCCATATTCTCTGaacatttttcatgatttcaGCCCTGCTGTACATGGCAACAAGAATTACATAGAAGGTAGCTTCATGCCTAGTCCCTCAATTTTTGGTAACAAGAGCTTCATAGAAGGTAACTTCATGCCTAGTCCCTCAATTTTTGGTAACAAGAGCTTCATAGAAGGTAGCTTCATGCCTAGTCCCTCAATTTTTGGTAACAAGAGCTTCATAGAAGGTAGCTTCATGCCCAGCCCTTCAACCTTTCTTTCAACACCTCACAATCCTTCTCCAACTGCATCTCTAGACCTCTTCAATAATTTCCTAGATTTCTGA